ATAGAAATAATATCACTAGGGGATTGATTGTTACGTATGATATCAGAGTCACTCCATCAAATATCAATATTCAATTAAGTTTGAGACATCTTTGAAAAGGTGGGTGGGCCAAGTTGAGCTGCTCCAATGGTTACATCATTCTCAAAGTGTAATTGTGTACATTTGTCAACGGTGAAAAGGtctaattataaaaaataaaaatggaaaaAGTCTTAGATGTTATGGACAGCCATAATGTCATTTCTGTTTTTACTCAGTCCGTTTTAGATCAATTCATCAATTATGTCGTAATTCTAAATTAGTTGGTGTCTTGTATGTACATGTTCTATATGTATTTCCTTTATTATTTTGAGAATACACCATATTAGGATTATTTTTATCAATGGTCGTCAACTTACATTTAGCTTTACCTTTTCCTCCACATTTTAACTTCTTTGTATTGTCATCATAGTATAATTGTTTTACACCAAGTTGGCTTATAACAACATATATGCATATGGAGAATGAATTAGTAACGTGTCATCCAGTTAAAAGGGCAAATATTACTTTTAGCCTTCGGTCCAAACTATTTATATTCAGTAGTCGTAAAAGTATATAAAAATTGTATATATTTCGTATATAACATATAGAAATGTctttatacatatacatgcatacatatatatatatatatatatataaaattattatttttctggttattattttgagagcggttaCACATTGTCATTTTTACTACCATTAATTACTCATTATAATTGGTAAAATTACAATAATAGTATAGAAATATTTGCATTTGTGTGGCTCTTCTAGAGGGGACTTAATATTCCGATATTTATGAAGATGGGGTAAGTGATGTCTTTTGAATCTTGTCACTAAGCTGTAGATGGCCCCATATTTTCTGCTAGGACGGCTATGGAGTTTGGCAGTTATCCCTCAAACCTAGCATTGGCCTCATATTTCTTTTTGTTGGTTTTTCTCAATTATTTTCTGCCATAATTCATGTACAAATCAccattttaaaacaaataatgaATGGATTCGCCTGAACAAAACATTTTGGATACGGCGCATAGATATACTTAAAAACAATTACTGAAATTTTGATAAttgattaaataataaaaatataaagattGAACTCATCAGATTCAAATTTCTAAATTTGTCGTTGATTATGCAAGCCGGAAACATCTCTTccggaaaaaaaaaaaacctttatcccaattattatttaaatattttttggagcTAAATTTTAATCATTTGATAGAactttatttaaaataaagaagGGCAGCTCGGTGCACTAAGCTACCGTTATGTGCGGGAtctggggaagggccggaccacgaaggtctattgtacgcaaccttaccatGCATTTTTGTAAGAGGTTGttttcacggcttgaacccgtgattTCCTGATTATATGGCATCAACTTTATCGTTTACGCCAAGACCCCTTTCTTTTATAGAACTTTATTCTACTTTTAAAATGTCTGCTTTTGCTTTCGAAATATTGAACAATCAAAGGTCAAATATTATTTAAAGATCCGTAAAAATTGACCATTAGAGTCCACTTCGGACGCCTAACGAGACGGAAGAAAAAATGACCGACATAAACTGATAATAATGGGCTAATTATTTACGACTAACAATGATTAACCCTTACTAGCGATATGATTAAATCCAATTATTGACTAAACAGTAGTAGATTAGTTTTCTCCGTTGGCTGTCCGCTGTCGATACCCTCATATTCCCCGCCTCACGCTCTCTTGttcaagaaaattatatttgaattcTTCTAAATATTGTAGATGTGCTTCTTCAATTatctttaatttcttttttttctttgctGACGATAGCTTAAATTATGCTAGAATCATCAGCCATCCAAGTTGTGCTTGAATTTGGATACACTTGCAAAGTTATTTAGTAAAATATTggagttttttctttcttttttattttcctttttttctatTTAGTCAAGGATAGAGGTCTTAATCTAAAAGTCCAATGTTCATATCTCATTCTTCCCCTCCTTGGAATTGACCTAATCATATTGCAGAGAAAATATTTCTAAAATGGAGAAGAAAACATCAAAGAGAAAACATGAGAATGAAATAACGAGACCAAATAAGCAAAATGTTACGAACGTTGGCGACAAGAACATAAGACTTTATGCAAGAGGTTCATAATAAACACTTTAGGGCTCGTTTGGTACTAGAGATAAGAGATAATTAAATTCGGGATTAAATTTAAGATGAGTTTATCGCGGTATAATTAATTCCGAAATTAGTTATCTCAGGATTGTGGGTCGTTTGATTGGGAAACAAATTATCTCAGGATTAATTATTCCGAGATTATTTATCCCATGTTATTTCACCCTCCGATAAGGATAAGAATAACACTACAATCTCGAGACATCTAACTCGGAATTTTATCTCAACCAAACGTGAGATAAACTTTTCTCAAATTTAATCTCgagattaattattttttattcctTGTACCAAACAGTATAGCATCACGACACTTATTGATCTTTTGTGACAAAAGGGTTAGACAAATTATAAACATatgtttaaaaaatttaatttacaTATATAGTTTGAGTTGTAAACAAAGAGGGAGAGCCCGAGTTTCTTCTCGGTAATATTTTAGGTTTCTCACACAACAAAACAGTTAGGGGCAAAGTTAAAAAGGAAAAAGTCAACAGGGCCAATATTTTGACCAAATATAGACTTCAAAGGCCGTTAATTCAGGTAATCAACGTCTTATTAAGTGTGGAACTGACAAATTCCCAGCTTTCATAATGTGCATAACATACATTAATTCTCCAAATTCTCCCTTTCAAATATCTGACTTCTCAATATTTTCTTTAGTAGCTGCAAATAAGTCCAAGAGCCACTAcgacaaaaaaaaaattaccacTCTCCTTTTTTGAAGATAATTAGTTAGAGAATTTTGAATCTCCCCTTGTTTGTTCTTGAAATTCTAGGCAATTATAGATTCTTGGGGTTGTTtctttttgaaaaattaaaaagttaaaaTCTTTCTGACTTCTGAAGTAATGTTCATTTCTTGTTTTCTATGGTCATTAATTTCCTCAAAAAGATAACTGGGTCTTGGATTTGTGGAGAGGAGAAGTAGTTAATATCAGGTAGTTAGGAATTGGTAGAGGTTCACGGGAAAATTGGGATTGTCACAAGAAAGGTATCAAGGGAAAAGGCACCGATTTTCAACTGCCTTCAGTGATTGCAGCTCAAGTGTTTGTGCTTTTGTCTTTCTTAGAAATTTTAGTGTATTCAGTATAAAGGTCTAGGCTTTATGCTGTGTTTTATCAGAGAAAAACACAAGCTAATACTTCCTATTCATATCCAATTTGTTTTCTTGAAATGGATCATTCTGTAGCAGAAGTTACAAAGGATAAGAATGGAGTTGGTCAGATTTTGCTTCGAAATCAACGAGGGGCGTCTGTTCGAGTTAGTTTCTTTTGAGATTAATCTTTGTATTTGACTGAAGGCTAAGTTCATAGCTTTCAGTTTATCTTTGTCTTTCAGAAACTGAGGTTTTTGTATTATTGTGTCCAGATCAGTCTGCATGGAGGACAGGTTCTTTCATGGAAGAATGACCATGGTGAAGAATTACTTTTTGTAAGCAGTAAGGTACATTTTTGAAGCCAATTGTGCTGAAGAAATCCTTCTGGTTTTTGTACTTTTGTCGTTCTTCTCAATTTGATTAATGGGAGAAAGGTTTATAGGACTCGTGTTTCCGCTAATCTTGCAATGAAAACTGCTTTAAGTTTATGTTCAACCAGGCTATTTCTGAGCTTCTTTGAAATTTCTTGGCTAATGAAATGAGAATATCATTATGTTGATATTTTTGCTACCTGGTGATAATCTTGTTATCAGGTTCACCCTTTTCAGAGGGTGAGCTTCTGTTCCTGCATTGACATGGTTTTCTCAAGTCTGGCTAGTTTAAGGATTTGATTTTAGAGAAATCGTGGAAGTAACTTGGTAAACTCAAGAAATGGAAAGAGTTAAAGATATATGAAACTGAGAATTTGTTACTATGTACAAACTGATTGCTTGCTCTTCGTGTTGGGATTCTTCATCTTTAGGCAACTTTTAAGCCACCAACAGCTGTGAGGGGTGGAATTCCAATTTGTTTTCCACAGGTATATAATTGTTGTTCAGCGCTTCATATTCCTCCTAAGATACGGCTCATACTGAATTTTCAAAATGTGACTGATGTGTGTACTTCTGAAGTTTGGAAACCGGGGCTCCCTCGAACAACATGGATTTGCCAGAAATAGGATGTGGATCATTGATGATAATCCTCCTCCTCTACACCCTAATGATTCCAATGGCAAAGCGTATACCGACTTACTACTTAAATCATCTGATGACGATCTTAAAGTCTGGCCTCATGGGTATGAACTTTATCTTGGAGATAATGTGAAATTCTTTCAATATAATCAATTTCTTTCTTAATAGGCAGCATAATTATAAATGTTTAATTAGTATGCTAATACATTTATTTTGTTGTGATTCGGTCTTGATCATGCTATCAAGTTAGTCCAGCTACTGATGTTAGTCCTCTCTCTTGTTTCTTTCTCTAGTTTTGAATTCCGGCTGAGAGTAACTTTGGCTGTTGATGGATCTCTTACCCTGATATCACGCATCAGAAATGTCAATTGCAAGCCGTTTAGTTTCTCCATTGCATACCATACATATTTTGCTCTCTCAGATATCAGGTAACTATCATAAACAGCTCGTGACTGAACGATTCTTCTAAATAGAATGATGGTTTTCCAACTCTACGTTAGACTGATAAAAACATTGCTATGTAGTACTGAGAAGTTTGCATACTATCTTAGTATCTGCAGTCAAATTCTTGTATGAACACAAGTAGGAATATGAGATAAGTTTTTCAATTATAAAATGAGTATACCCCTTTGTTACTCACACTTTCTGGAGCATAATGCTGTAACATAACATAGGAAAAGCGGGATGAATATGTTTTTCATCACCCTCCCTATCTGTCAGCAAAGAAAGTTTGCTGTTCAAATTTAAAAAATCACTAGGTATATATCGTGTTGTTCAATTCTCATGGATCTCTGACAGAGCGTaatctgttgtgtttgttggttATTTCAGGCCTAAAAAGACCAAAAGCAAATTGATTAACTCATTTTATGTCATGCTATTCATCTATTTCAACAACGGCCTAGATAAACTTATGGATTTCATGACATATACTGTACAGTCTCCCAATTCAGAACTTGAAAACAAAGCTAAACTAACTGCTCTTATGACAGTGAAGTGAGAGTGGAAGGCTTGGAGACTCTTGACTACCTTGACAACTTGTGCAACAGAGAACGTTTCACTGAGCAAGGAGATGCCTTAACATTTGAAACCGAGGTAAGGAGTTACATACTATTTGATCGTGCAAGGAAGGTAATTTTCAGCATGTGCCATATcaaactcacatgccatagttcAATAAGGCGCTTCGAATACCATTCGGCTATTAGCCAGTCTAGCCactgtattttctataattttctctCTTCTATTGCTTAATATTTGGCTCCTCGTGGGTGACACGTACTTATGTTGATTCTCCACCCCCTCCCCCTTCTAAGCATGTATTGAAAAAATATTTATGTTACTAATCCAGTACGAGTGGTAAGCCACAGTATACGTATTGCCCCTCTTTACCCATTTGTTTTAGAATAATTGTAAGTTGCTTGCAATGGTGCTCTAAGCATGACGTAAGCTGTGGATCATTTCTGTGGGTGTAGCAGTAGGTACTGGTTATGATATTGTCAAACCGTTTTGATCCCTAAAATTTTAACTTTCTTGTTTCACTATAGTAATTTGGTCCTGCTTCAAACTTCTGTCTCTCTTCCTTTTAATGAAAAATGAGTCAAGCAAATGAAGTCGAAAATGAAATGACGATCAATAGTAGAATCAATGTCTGCCTTGTCTGGATAATCATCTATGGGAGCATAATATTTACTTAACTTGTGTGATGAGATCATTTTATGTTTCATATAACTGGTTTGTGTGTCTGCTACTCCACCTTTTTCTACAAACTTAAGATAATCTGCATTTTTTTTTTCTCTGTGGCAGGTGGATCGAGTTTATCTTAGTTCAGCAGATGTGATAGCAATTTTTGATCACGAGAAAAAGCGGACTTTTGTGATAAAGAGGGAAGGGCTTCCTGATGTTGGTGAGCTTGACAGTCCTTATGCATTTACTTATGTGGTATAAAAccaagccaaaaaaaaaaaaaaaatagcagcACTCTAACTTGGGATGGTCAAAAATATTTCTGAAGCATACGAACATAGTCGCCACCTAAACTATGGGAGGATTGTCGTTAATTGCCAAGTTTTTGATGATTTTTTTATATATGAAAATTAAAGCTGAAAAACTGAAAATAAAGAGAAACAAAGATCAGAGAGGAGAAGAGATCCATTATACAGAGTCCTTAGGTGGTTTTTCAGGCGACAACGTAGAGTTTCTGTATATATAATCCCTTTGTGGAAGGATGTTACCACGGCTATTGATATAAATAAACTCCAGAGCCCGTTTTGCTTAATTGATTGAAAGTAACTGATAAGCATCACGTCCTGAAGTTATTTGTTATTTCATAGGATAGAAGTGTTGAAGCATAATAGAGTCTTGGCATGCTGTATATTCATTTCATTCATCACTTTTTCTTAGATTTGGGTAGTCTGGTGTCAAAACATTGGACATGTTCAGTTTGTAATCTAGTTACTGCATCTGATTATCTTTAAACATTGTACATTAACCTATGACAGTGGTTTGGAATCCATGGGAGAAGAAATCTAAAACCATAGCAGATTTTGGAGATGACGAGTACAAACATATGCTTTGTGTAGACGGAGCAGCAATCGAGAAACCAATCACCTTGAAGCCAGGTGAGGAATGGACCGGAAGGTTGGAGCTGTCCGTCATGCCTACAAGTTGACGAATCACTAACAACAACAATGTCCTGTGCCACGAGCTGAGTCTCGCATCCCAAGTTAAACACATAATTCATGCAACGTATGACCTCCTTAATATTAGCAGCGAAGTCGTACACTAAGAACCAATATCAATGTTTTTTATTGGTGTGAATTTGTAGTACTTAGATGATTGATGTTTAAAAGTTCCATTTGTTATTCTTGTGGTTGTGTACATGTAATGGAATTGGGGAAAGGTCCTTTTTAATATTTCCCCTCAAATTTGTAATTTGAATGGCTACATAATTGCAGAAATGAGCTACCTTATGCAGCTATGCTGTATTCTCCTTTATATCACAAAAAAGTTATTGGTTTTTGTTTATGAGAATTCAGAGAAAGTTTTGACTTAAAAAAGATAAGGCGAAGAAGGAAGCCACTCTCTCAATTATCAGAGCCAGGTTTCGATCCTGGGACCTGTGGGTTATGGGCCCACCACGCTTCCGCTGCGCCACTCTGATTTGCTGGTACACCTACTCTCACAACTAAATAAGActaattttaatttttcccaaaaaaatcTCTTCTTTTATTCTCCAGTAATTTCTAGTCTCTATAGTAAGATCTTGGGTATTAGAACTACTTCAAAAATCTATATTTGGGTTACTTTTCCATCGAAGAGAGATACCCCTACCCTGGGTACAGAGTTGTTTTCGATAGAAAATCGGCCCCCTTCCTCTAAGAACTTCCCACCTTGCTCCTGGGGTGACTCAAATTcataacctcttggttgaaagtggagggtgctcaccactagagcaacctacTCTTgtcataatttttttaattttaggcGTCAATTTATATTTTATCGAAATCGACTTAATGAAATTGTGAGTTTGATTTGTGTTCCCAAAATAGCTTGTTTGGAGAATGTGACAACTTATTAATGAATTTTCCTTTAAGACTAATTGTTGTTTCCACAACAAAAACCGCTTACTTTTAAATCTTTATATACTTGAAGTTCTTTAAAATAATCATTTGACACGAGATATTGACCGGTCGATAATTGATTACTTATTGGAAAACGGAATAAGAAATGAAAAAATCGTACTACAACAAATATAAATAAACATTTGATTGCTCATACTTTGATCGACAACACACTGTCTTTCTTTGAGAGAAGAGGTCAAGAATTTTTTGTGATATTCATTGATACAAACCAATAAATCCAAAAACTAGTCAaatctgaaaaaataaaaatttaatagcAAGACAATACACATGGATTCTAATGTATATCAAAAACAAAGCAAAAGGAATAATTGCAAATTGTTCCCTTCGAATATATGAATCTGTATATTTAAGGACAAATTGTGATGGTTAAGTGAAAAGAAATTACAAGTTGAATTGTCGCTGTTTTTATAGGATACTCCCAAAAGAGCAGTTGACTATCTCTATTATCCTAAATAATTATTACTGTATTACTATATATACGatgattatttttctatcttttttcttttttaataatgATATGATGGAAGTGCTTTTTGAGATTTCCCATTGACAAAACATTTTACCAAACAACGTGAAAACCATTGTCAATGATTTAAAGCATTAGCTAGGCTATACAATATTCTCTAATTtagaaataaaagtaaaaataaacaaTGTTTTTTTTTGGAGTTTGGGGAAGATATTGTAATAATGCTATATGTACTGTACCTCcgaatattattatttaatttatagcaAGTTATGAAATCTCAATTAAAAATTTTCAAATAGTAGTTTCTGTTGTTTATAAGGAGAAGATTATTGGTTTATTAATTTTCACAGTTGtggagttaattttttttttttaaataaaaattttattACCAAAACTGGAAGCATGACAACGCATGCAATTAATATTTAGAAAGTAACTTATAGAAATAACTCAAAGGAGATACTAATGAAATTATATCCTGATAAAATATGGATGCTCATTTGTCATTCACGTGGAAGTGTATGGACCATCACTTGCATTTATTTATCTTTGGTATGTATAATTTCGAAAATGAACTAAATTCGAGAAAAAAAAGTTCTCctacaatttttttattttttttttgtgtgtgtaaaatttctgattcatttcataacctttcaaAGTGCCCAAACATTTTTCAAAATTGGCCACTGATGAGAATTGGACAAATGACTGGGTAATAATAATTAGATGGAGATGTGTTTGTTTGCTAAAGAGCCAAAAATGTTATCATCATTTCCAAACTTGTCCTATTTTTATCTCTGCTAAAcagtatattattttatatttttttttttaagatatTGACACACCTAGCAGTAGTGCCCACTCATTTGTACAAAATAAATTATGGAGACGACAAATACGGCACGGATTGAAAATTGGAGGCGGACCCAATGTGGTACAAGGAGTTGCAACTGGAATTAGTCGTTTATTGGTTGTATAAAGGGCGACTCGGTGCACTAAGTTCGTGCTACGAGCGAGGTCCGGATAAGGGCTGGACCATAAATGTATATTGTACGCAACtttaccctatatttttgtaagaggttgttttcacggcttgaacctgtgacctcctgatcacatgGCAGCAAGTTTATCAGTTACGTCAAGGCTCCCCTTCTCGTTTATTGGTtgtactagtcttagggtacgcgctttgtgCACACACCTATATCAATAAATATatagtttttttaaaaattatataaatattattaaataatggtTAGAGTTATTGAAAAAATATAAGTTTCTAAAAATAATGAATGTTAGTCTCACTAAGCTAGCTCATTAAATAAAGAAATCCTACTCCACATGAGTCTTTATATGTCATATTATGATTTATGAGACATGGAATATATATCttatgaaaattattgttatcTATATTACCAAATACTATaaacaaataatagaaaaatacttTTACAATAATTATTCAAAGATAATAAAACAAATTGAAGAATTTGAATCTTTTGTTCTTTTAGAAATTTGTGAGTGAAGAGATAGAACTCTAGCTCCTAAAAAATATTgataaataacaaaataaagtCTTAAATAGCTAATATTGATTTACAAAAAATAATGTAATACgacatgaaaaatacaaggagctATCACTTATTGAAAAATgaatataaaaagaaagaaaaacgatAATGGCAATCCCTTCTTTTTATTTGGAAGACGGGCATTGCGTTCGGTTCGAAAGGCATGTTTTAAGTATGTTTCTAGATAAGGCTCCACTAGTCCGGCTAGCTAGTGAGCGATTCTTTCGGGTGGGAAGCAGGCCGAGCCCTACGGGTTTTTACCTTTTGTCTTATATTATATCCTTATTGTTTCAACTTAGCATTTTTAGTAATTTCACTTTTAATACTATATTATAATAAATCTTGCtccattttcttatttatttcacgGCAAATGCTTTTATTATGTAAAACAATTTGTGTACCTTAAGAGttgtgataacccaaaatatcatatttaaatttaataagtaattctatgttctaagacctcgaaaagcaccatttatcattcctcgacttgcatgcgcagtccgtacaattttccgaaattttttttatgtgaaaaatggattaaaatgtgaaatagagctttaaaaactcaattgagttgactttagtcaatattttgagcaaacggacccggatcagtattttgataatttcggtaggtccgtatcatgatttgggacttgggcatatgcccggaatcgaattccgaggtccctagctcgagatatggaattttgataaaaaatttaaagcttgaaagcttaatgatttttaagaaattactgg
The DNA window shown above is from Nicotiana tomentosiformis chromosome 8, ASM39032v3, whole genome shotgun sequence and carries:
- the LOC104095198 gene encoding putative glucose-6-phosphate 1-epimerase, with amino-acid sequence MDHSVAEVTKDKNGVGQILLRNQRGASVRISLHGGQVLSWKNDHGEELLFVSSKATFKPPTAVRGGIPICFPQFGNRGSLEQHGFARNRMWIIDDNPPPLHPNDSNGKAYTDLLLKSSDDDLKVWPHGFEFRLRVTLAVDGSLTLISRIRNVNCKPFSFSIAYHTYFALSDISEVRVEGLETLDYLDNLCNRERFTEQGDALTFETEVDRVYLSSADVIAIFDHEKKRTFVIKREGLPDVVVWNPWEKKSKTIADFGDDEYKHMLCVDGAAIEKPITLKPGEEWTGRLELSVMPTS